A genomic window from Bacteroidales bacterium includes:
- a CDS encoding prolipoprotein diacylglyceryl transferase family protein, protein MYPTLSDLLKDLFGINIPLPIQTFGFFMALAFLLGAWTLVLELKRKEKSGVLSPHNIKVIKGNPATLTELLLNGVLGFVLGFKLIDIILNYQTFVNNPQHFILSGEGNFIGGLVFGGFLAYSKYRAKQKEKLKVPVEVEETIYPHDLVGNIVFLAAIFGLIGAKIFHNLENIEEFRYDPISAMISFSGLTFYGGLICAAIAILIYARKNKIALFHLIDSAAPGLILAYGIGRIGCQLAGDGDWGIVNTLAKPHWLGFLPDWMWAFNYPHNVIDEGIRIPDCFSKHCFMLDHPVFPTPFYETISCILMFFILWSMRKKFLTPGVLFSVYLIFNGVERFFIERIRINPPYNIFGKGITQAEIISFSLILTGIFGIIFLKYIRKTERKKS, encoded by the coding sequence ATGTATCCAACTTTAAGTGATTTATTAAAAGATTTATTCGGAATAAATATTCCGTTGCCGATACAGACATTCGGATTTTTTATGGCTCTTGCATTTTTACTTGGAGCATGGACTCTTGTACTCGAATTGAAGCGCAAGGAAAAATCAGGCGTTTTAAGTCCTCATAATATAAAAGTAATAAAAGGAAACCCCGCGACTTTAACCGAACTCTTACTTAACGGTGTTTTGGGATTTGTTCTCGGGTTCAAATTAATTGATATTATTTTAAATTATCAAACCTTCGTGAATAATCCTCAGCATTTCATTTTATCAGGTGAAGGAAATTTTATAGGTGGCTTGGTGTTCGGTGGTTTTCTTGCATACAGCAAATATAGAGCCAAACAAAAAGAAAAACTTAAAGTACCGGTGGAAGTTGAAGAAACTATATATCCACACGATTTGGTAGGAAACATAGTTTTCCTTGCAGCTATTTTCGGATTAATAGGAGCAAAGATTTTTCATAATCTCGAAAATATTGAAGAATTCAGATACGACCCGATTAGTGCTATGATTTCTTTCAGCGGATTAACTTTTTACGGCGGTTTGATTTGTGCTGCCATTGCAATACTTATTTATGCCAGAAAAAATAAAATTGCTCTTTTTCACTTAATTGATTCGGCTGCACCCGGTTTAATTCTTGCCTATGGAATCGGCAGAATCGGATGTCAGCTTGCCGGCGACGGTGACTGGGGAATTGTAAATACTCTTGCTAAACCGCATTGGCTCGGCTTTTTGCCTGACTGGATGTGGGCATTCAATTATCCGCATAATGTAATTGATGAAGGCATAAGAATTCCCGACTGTTTTTCAAAACATTGTTTTATGCTTGACCATCCTGTTTTTCCAACTCCATTTTACGAAACAATTTCATGTATTTTAATGTTTTTTATACTCTGGTCGATGCGAAAAAAGTTTTTAACTCCGGGTGTACTTTTTTCTGTTTACCTTATATTTAACGGTGTAGAACGTTTCTTTATTGAAAGAATAAGAATCAATCCGCCATACAATATTTTCGGAAAAGGAATAACTCAGGCAGAAATTATTTCATTTTCATTAATTTTGACAGGCATTTTCGGAATTATATTTTTAAAGTATATTAGAAAAACCGAACGAAAAAAGTCGTAA
- a CDS encoding O-antigen ligase family protein, producing MLEQYKIKWVYVISVIFIALTTLFVAFENYWIYAIPFIVLVALMFVFSFDKLILLIVFFTPLSIKLDDTTLNYDIGASIPTEPLIFGIMLLFFFKILLNETPDRKILKHPLTIAIIANLIWMAITSLTSTDIIVSLKYFTSRLWFVIVFYFIGVELFKNFKNAKTFLWLYIIPFAGVIVYTITNHIANGLTHKSANWVMTPFYNDHTAYGAALAMFLPVIGSFVFNKKYSPNLRIICFILFALFCTGIVLSYARAAWVSLVPALLVLLILLFKIKTHYVIMIFVVSVCLFFSFKNELFFNIEKNKQDSSTDIQKHLQSISNVSSDASNLERINRWNSAIRMFKEKPIFGWGPGTYQFEYAPYQLSKDKTIISTNFGDNGNAHSEYIGPLTESGILGSLTFIVITFISLFTGIKVYKRAADKEVKLIVLALILGLITYFTHGTMNNFLDTDKASVPFWAFLAIFTILDIQQKAEKNTTSNNQ from the coding sequence TTGCTCGAACAATACAAAATAAAATGGGTGTATGTTATAAGTGTGATTTTTATTGCACTTACAACTTTGTTTGTTGCATTTGAGAATTATTGGATTTATGCAATTCCATTTATAGTTCTTGTTGCACTGATGTTTGTTTTTTCCTTTGATAAACTCATATTACTTATCGTTTTTTTTACGCCTCTTTCAATAAAGCTGGATGATACAACACTCAATTACGACATAGGAGCGTCAATACCCACTGAACCATTGATATTCGGCATCATGCTTTTGTTTTTCTTTAAAATTTTACTCAATGAAACTCCCGACAGGAAAATATTGAAACATCCTTTAACAATTGCTATCATTGCAAATCTGATATGGATGGCTATCACCTCTCTTACCAGCACCGACATTATTGTTTCACTAAAATATTTCACTTCAAGATTGTGGTTTGTTATAGTATTTTATTTTATCGGAGTTGAATTATTCAAAAATTTTAAAAATGCAAAAACATTTTTATGGTTGTATATTATTCCATTTGCCGGAGTTATAGTTTATACTATAACAAATCATATTGCAAACGGTCTCACTCACAAATCAGCAAATTGGGTTATGACACCTTTTTACAACGACCATACTGCTTACGGAGCTGCCTTAGCAATGTTTTTACCGGTTATAGGAAGTTTTGTTTTCAACAAAAAATATTCTCCTAACCTTCGTATTATATGCTTCATTTTATTTGCTCTTTTTTGCACAGGTATCGTATTATCGTATGCAAGAGCAGCATGGGTAAGTTTAGTTCCCGCGTTATTGGTACTTTTGATTCTTCTTTTTAAAATTAAAACACATTATGTAATAATGATTTTTGTAGTTTCCGTATGCTTATTTTTTTCCTTTAAAAACGAATTGTTTTTTAATATTGAGAAAAACAAACAGGATTCATCTACCGATATACAAAAACACCTTCAATCCATATCAAATGTTTCATCGGACGCATCTAATCTGGAACGAATAAACAGATGGAATTCCGCAATAAGAATGTTTAAGGAAAAACCCATTTTTGGCTGGGGTCCTGGTACATATCAGTTTGAATATGCACCTTACCAACTTTCAAAAGATAAAACAATAATAAGTACAAATTTCGGTGATAACGGAAATGCTCACAGCGAGTACATCGGACCACTAACTGAATCGGGAATACTCGGCAGTCTGACTTTTATCGTAATCACGTTTATTTCTCTTTTTACAGGAATTAAAGTTTACAAAAGAGCTGCCGACAAAGAAGTAAAACTCATTGTCCTTGCGTTGATACTTGGATTAATTACATATTTCACCCACGGCACAATGAATAATTTCCTTGACACCGATAAAGCTTCTGTTCCATTCTGGGCATTTCTGGCAATTTTTACAATTCTTGACATTCAACAAAAAGCAGAGAAAAATACGACTTCTAATAATCAGTAA
- a CDS encoding CBS domain-containing protein has protein sequence MKISASIYSNKEKDFTELIKELDAHRIDYFHIDCNDEPEVFEDIKNIRKVSNTKIDLHLITPTPEKYYDLISKYNIENVTFQFEKLKNKIDVFSNNSSSYGLAIVSETDITVFDEYKNSFSHILFMSTTPGVSGGKFNRNNFRKIRLFKNLYPEKKIFVDGGVNEELSFILRNMGVYASVIGSYLFKNDYIGSALLNLKSDNIESHYLASDFMLGLDETPVLKINEFGFYDVLISIEKYQHGLTIVVNENGELEGLITNADMRRGLIKNFNDMNNIDINTIINRNPAYIYEKNTVTEILNYIKSLNFPVLYLPVVDEKKRLTGILKFNNLIKGEL, from the coding sequence ATGAAGATATCTGCTTCAATATATTCAAACAAAGAAAAAGATTTTACGGAATTGATTAAAGAGCTTGATGCTCACAGAATAGATTATTTTCATATTGACTGCAATGATGAGCCCGAAGTTTTTGAAGACATTAAAAACATAAGAAAAGTCAGCAATACAAAGATTGATTTGCATTTGATAACACCAACTCCCGAAAAATATTATGATTTGATTTCTAAATATAATATCGAAAATGTTACTTTTCAATTTGAAAAATTAAAAAACAAAATTGATGTTTTCTCTAATAATAGCTCAAGCTATGGATTGGCAATAGTTTCCGAAACCGACATAACCGTTTTTGATGAATATAAAAACTCTTTTTCCCATATTTTATTCATGTCCACAACTCCCGGAGTGAGCGGAGGCAAGTTCAACAGAAACAATTTTAGAAAAATAAGATTATTTAAAAACCTTTATCCTGAGAAAAAAATTTTTGTTGATGGTGGTGTAAACGAAGAACTATCTTTTATTCTGAGAAACATGGGCGTTTATGCTTCTGTTATCGGTTCATATCTTTTCAAAAACGATTACATAGGCTCTGCATTGCTGAACCTGAAAAGCGATAATATTGAATCGCATTATCTTGCCAGTGATTTTATGCTCGGACTTGATGAAACTCCTGTTTTGAAAATAAATGAATTCGGTTTTTATGATGTTCTTATATCAATCGAAAAATATCAGCATGGCTTGACAATTGTAGTAAATGAAAATGGTGAACTTGAAGGATTAATTACAAATGCTGATATGAGAAGGGGGCTAATAAAAAATTTCAATGACATGAACAATATTGATATAAATACTATTATCAACCGTAATCCCGCATACATTTATGAAAAAAATACTGTAACGGAAATTTTGAATTATATAAAATCATTAAATTTTCCGGTATTGTATTTACCTGTTGTTGATGAAAAAAAACGGTTAACGGGAATTTTAAAATTTAATAATCTTATTAAAGGTGAATTATGA
- a CDS encoding LTA synthase family protein yields MKKIIISLIKQFIFLFLFFAFAKFIFLIFYFNKLNDIDFISISAVFFHSLKLDLSTACYIIILPSFLLFIQSLFNLKWINFINKLYYTIVIFVYSLISSAELGLYEEWQTKLNYKALLYLKHPGEIVSSVSSIYFVVLIALLLFQFFAGFYFYKKYFFTQINYLKRNILFSVFFLIAAPVLLFIGLRGGTQQIPINQSESYFSKNMFLNIAAVNSGWNIIQSIQENKKYIDKNPFIYFSTIEANNTVDMIKKNQKDTTIIILKSKKPNVILFILEGWSADVIESLGGDAGITPHFREMEKEGMLFTNFYASGARSEQGMAAIFGGFPSTPYSAITNQPSMFVKLPSFSKTLHDDGYKTSFFFGGQLIYGNIKGYILFNQFEKITEVSDFSKNIPQGKLGIHDEFIFNKMLYDLKTETPPFLYSVFTLSTHSPYDIPSKENFIWKKHGEDYIKSVHYADRCIYDFINEAKKQKWFDNTLFVFVSDHGHDTYKNWNFYSPQYHKIPFLLFGNVIKKEYRGKQISKIGSQCDIAATLLSQLGYDNKNFKWSKNLLNPYCPEYAYFAVEDGGMGWIRPDNHFVWAQNTNSFYEISIRNINKDSLLKEGKSYLQVLFQEYISY; encoded by the coding sequence ATGAAAAAAATAATCATTTCTTTAATAAAACAGTTTATTTTCTTGTTTTTATTTTTTGCATTTGCAAAATTTATTTTTCTGATTTTTTATTTCAACAAATTAAATGATATTGATTTCATTTCAATTTCAGCAGTTTTCTTTCATTCGCTGAAACTTGATTTATCAACCGCCTGCTATATTATTATTTTACCATCATTTCTTCTTTTTATTCAATCATTATTCAATCTGAAATGGATAAATTTCATTAATAAACTATATTACACAATAGTTATTTTTGTTTACTCATTGATTTCTTCGGCAGAACTTGGTTTATATGAAGAATGGCAAACCAAACTAAATTATAAAGCTCTTTTATATCTTAAACATCCGGGAGAAATTGTTTCTTCGGTTTCCTCAATATACTTTGTTGTTTTAATTGCATTGCTTTTATTTCAATTCTTTGCGGGATTTTATTTTTATAAGAAATATTTTTTTACTCAAATTAATTATTTAAAAAGAAATATTCTTTTCTCGGTATTTTTTTTAATTGCCGCTCCTGTTCTTTTGTTCATAGGACTTCGCGGAGGCACACAGCAAATTCCCATCAATCAAAGCGAATCATATTTTTCAAAAAACATGTTCTTAAATATTGCAGCAGTTAATTCGGGATGGAATATTATTCAAAGCATTCAGGAAAATAAAAAATATATTGACAAAAATCCTTTTATATATTTTTCAACTATTGAAGCGAATAATACTGTTGACATGATTAAAAAAAATCAAAAAGACACAACTATAATTATACTTAAGTCAAAAAAACCGAATGTAATTTTATTTATTCTTGAAGGTTGGTCGGCTGATGTGATTGAATCGCTCGGCGGTGACGCAGGTATTACTCCGCATTTCAGAGAAATGGAAAAAGAAGGAATGCTTTTTACAAATTTTTATGCAAGCGGAGCCCGTTCAGAACAAGGCATGGCTGCCATATTTGGTGGTTTTCCATCCACTCCTTATTCTGCAATAACAAATCAGCCAAGCATGTTTGTGAAGCTTCCAAGCTTCAGCAAAACGCTGCACGACGATGGTTACAAAACTTCATTTTTTTTCGGGGGACAATTAATTTATGGAAATATAAAAGGATACATTTTATTCAATCAGTTTGAAAAAATCACCGAAGTATCTGATTTTTCTAAAAATATTCCACAAGGCAAACTCGGAATTCATGATGAATTTATTTTTAATAAAATGCTTTATGATTTAAAAACAGAAACACCACCTTTTCTATATTCTGTTTTCACTCTAAGCACACATAGCCCTTACGACATTCCCTCAAAAGAAAATTTTATCTGGAAAAAACACGGCGAAGATTATATTAAATCTGTGCATTATGCCGACAGATGCATTTATGATTTTATAAATGAAGCAAAAAAACAAAAATGGTTCGATAATACTTTATTTGTTTTTGTTTCCGACCACGGACACGATACTTATAAAAATTGGAATTTCTATTCACCACAATATCACAAAATCCCATTTCTTTTATTCGGAAATGTAATTAAAAAAGAATATCGCGGAAAACAAATTTCAAAAATCGGCTCACAATGCGATATCGCTGCAACACTTCTATCTCAACTCGGTTATGACAATAAAAATTTTAAATGGAGTAAAAATTTATTAAATCCTTATTGTCCCGAATATGCTTATTTTGCTGTTGAAGACGGCGGCATGGGCTGGATTCGACCGGATAATCATTTTGTTTGGGCTCAAAATACAAACTCTTTTTACGAAATTTCAATTAGAAATATTAATAAAGATAGTTTGCTGAAAGAAGGAAAATCTTATCTGCAGGTGCTTTTTCAGGAATACATTAGTTACTAA
- a CDS encoding isocitrate/isopropylmalate family dehydrogenase: MAKRKIITMPGDGIGKAVLYESIRVLDAVKFEAEYIHGDIGWEFWCKEGNPLPERTVKLLEDNKIGLFGAITSKPKDKAAAELNPELKDKGFVYYSPIVAMRQHFDLDICMRPCKTFKGNPLNFIRKGRKNTIEEPEIDTMIFRQNTEGLYGGVEWTNPPDKVYDALMTHPKFRENFAWCPREELAVSTRIFTKKYVTRIVKAAFEYAKKREFKELTVCEKPNVIRETSGMMLKVAQEMSKNEYPDIKVVDVNIDAQMMWLTKNPEKYNVIVAGNMFGDIVSDGFAGLVGGLGFACSANIGKEVAVFEPTHGSAPKYAEYKTSIVNPIAMVLSACMMLDHIGEIEKAEKIRKAVAKVIEEGKTKAYDMLKMSGSPDVIEKGAASTKQMTDAVIGKLK; this comes from the coding sequence ATGGCAAAAAGAAAAATAATCACAATGCCCGGAGACGGAATTGGAAAAGCAGTATTATATGAATCTATAAGGGTTTTAGATGCCGTTAAATTCGAAGCTGAATATATACATGGTGATATTGGCTGGGAATTCTGGTGCAAGGAAGGCAACCCATTACCTGAACGCACTGTTAAACTTCTGGAAGATAACAAAATAGGATTGTTCGGCGCTATTACTTCCAAACCAAAAGATAAAGCAGCAGCAGAATTAAATCCCGAACTTAAAGATAAAGGTTTTGTTTATTACAGTCCTATAGTTGCAATGCGTCAGCATTTCGACCTTGATATTTGCATGCGTCCCTGCAAAACATTCAAAGGCAATCCGCTTAATTTCATCCGTAAAGGGAGAAAAAATACAATTGAAGAACCCGAAATTGATACGATGATATTTCGCCAGAATACTGAAGGATTATATGGCGGAGTTGAATGGACAAACCCTCCCGACAAAGTTTATGATGCACTTATGACTCATCCTAAATTCAGAGAAAATTTCGCATGGTGTCCGAGAGAAGAGCTGGCAGTTTCCACAAGAATTTTCACAAAAAAATATGTTACAAGAATTGTAAAAGCAGCATTTGAATACGCAAAAAAAAGAGAGTTCAAAGAATTAACAGTTTGTGAAAAACCAAATGTTATAAGAGAAACATCGGGAATGATGCTTAAAGTAGCTCAGGAAATGAGCAAAAATGAATACCCCGATATTAAAGTTGTTGATGTAAACATTGATGCGCAAATGATGTGGCTCACAAAAAATCCCGAAAAATATAATGTAATTGTTGCAGGAAATATGTTCGGAGATATTGTTTCCGATGGTTTTGCTGGATTGGTGGGTGGTTTGGGATTTGCTTGCAGTGCAAATATCGGTAAAGAAGTTGCAGTATTTGAGCCTACGCACGGTTCGGCTCCCAAATATGCCGAATATAAAACTTCTATCGTAAATCCAATAGCCATGGTACTTTCGGCTTGCATGATGCTCGACCATATAGGCGAAATAGAAAAAGCAGAAAAAATAAGAAAAGCTGTTGCAAAGGTTATTGAAGAGGGAAAAACAAAAGCTTACGATATGCTTAAAATGTCCGGCTCACCAGACGTAATTGAAAAAGGTGCTGCCTCAACAAAACAAATGACCGATGCGGTAATTGGAAAACTAAAATAA
- the aroF gene encoding 3-deoxy-7-phosphoheptulonate synthase, whose product MILHLDKNAAPEVIKELASFYEAIALKDEHNIILVTSSAIKNVVEKHKQHIKESFVFDSDIQLSSRKYRNNTWQVKIGNKSIGGNTNNTAVIIGPCSIESEEQIEKTCELLKKHNLTMLRAGSFKPRTSPYNFQGMGIEGLKILAKMREKYGFSIISEVRDSSHIDDVIGYADVIQIGAKSMYDHGILRKCGKSKKPILLKRGFGTTLQEFVQASEFILSGGNSNVILCERGIRTFETKTRFTLDLCGVAYLKEHINLPIVLDPSHAMGYSYGVSALSRACMAMGVDGLLIEV is encoded by the coding sequence ATGATTTTACACTTGGATAAAAATGCTGCTCCTGAAGTAATCAAAGAATTGGCTTCTTTTTACGAAGCGATTGCATTGAAAGATGAACATAACATTATTCTTGTTACTTCATCAGCAATTAAGAATGTTGTTGAAAAGCACAAACAGCATATAAAAGAGAGTTTTGTTTTCGACAGCGACATTCAGCTTTCGAGCAGAAAATACCGCAACAACACATGGCAGGTAAAAATAGGAAATAAATCAATCGGCGGAAACACAAACAATACTGCGGTAATTATTGGACCTTGCTCAATTGAATCGGAGGAGCAAATTGAAAAAACCTGTGAATTACTGAAGAAACACAATTTGACAATGCTGCGTGCAGGGAGTTTTAAACCACGTACTTCACCTTATAATTTTCAGGGAATGGGAATCGAAGGTTTGAAAATATTAGCAAAAATGAGAGAAAAATATGGTTTCAGTATTATCAGTGAAGTCCGGGATTCAAGCCATATTGATGATGTTATTGGATATGCTGACGTTATTCAGATAGGAGCAAAATCCATGTATGACCATGGAATTTTGAGGAAATGCGGAAAATCAAAAAAACCCATATTGCTAAAACGTGGATTCGGCACTACCTTACAGGAGTTTGTCCAGGCATCGGAATTTATTCTTTCAGGAGGAAACAGCAATGTTATACTTTGCGAGAGAGGAATTCGAACTTTCGAAACTAAAACACGCTTTACATTAGATTTGTGCGGAGTTGCATATTTAAAAGAACATATAAATCTTCCGATAGTTCTCGACCCGAGTCATGCAATGGGTTATTCTTACGGCGTTTCTGCTCTTTCGAGAGCTTGCATGGCAATGGGTGTTGACGGACTTTTAATTGAAGTGCA